In Nicotiana tabacum cultivar K326 chromosome 11, ASM71507v2, whole genome shotgun sequence, a single window of DNA contains:
- the LOC107759789 gene encoding uncharacterized protein LOC107759789, with product MAPYKTLYGRKCRSPIGWFEVGEAELLGLDLVYQTMEKVNLIQRHLKTAQSRQKSYSDVRHRDLEFQVDDWVFLKVSPMKGVMRFGKKGKLSPHYIELYKIMRRIGQVTYELELPQELAAVHPVFHVSMLKKFTGDPSLVVPIEIIRVKDSLSYEEIPMAILDRQIRKLRTKEIASVKVLLRNQKVEKATWEAEEDMKSRYPYFF from the coding sequence atggcaccGTACAAAACTCTGTATGGGCGAAAgtgtagatcaccaattggttggtttgaagtCGGAGAAGCGGAGTTGTTAGGACTCGATTTGGTCTATCAGACTATGGAGAAAGTCAACTTGATACAAAGGCATTTGAAGACGGCTCAAAgtcgccaaaagtcctattcggacgTGCGACATagagacttagagttccaagttgatgattgggtgtttctaaAAGTATCGCccatgaaaggcgttatgagatttgggaagaaggggaagcttAGTCCTCACTATATTGAGCTATATAAAATCATGCGAAGGATCGGACAAgtgacttatgagttagaattgccacaaGAACTAGCTGCTgtacacccagtgtttcatgtgtctatgttgaagaaattcACGGGAGACCCGTCACTTGTGGTTCCTATAGAGATTATAAGGGTTAAAGACAGCTTGTCTTACGAAGAAATTCCAATGGCTATTCTTGATCGTCAAATCCGCAAGCTGAGAACTAAGGAAattgcttcagtaaaagtgcttttgaggaatCAAAAGGTTGAAAAGGCTACATGGGAAGCCGAAGAGGACATGAAGTCCAGATATCCCTATTTCTTTTAA